In Sphingopyxis sp. FD7, a single window of DNA contains:
- a CDS encoding acyl-CoA dehydrogenase family protein: MQGFALYPFDPPGDAAALRCELRGWLAANQPTGDIVARANCWASFDPDFSRALGAAGYIGMTLPSRYGGGDRHPLERYVVIEELLAAGAPVGAHWIADRQTGPLILRYGSEEQRQRYLPGIARGELYACIGLSEPGAGSDLAAVRTAARETAEGWRLNGSKIWTTGAHLSHIMLALVRIEEGSERNAGLSQLLIDLDTPGITIRPIIDMAGRHDFNEVFFDDVLVPHGALVGERGQGWKQVTAELGLERSGPERYLSSHALLVALIDAAGPDPDPAVAALIGELSAEMWTLRQLSMSTAARLAAGEDPMVEASVVKELGNAFEQDMPRRVQAIVDCPWDDASDLGRLLRALLIASPSFSLRGGTREVIRGIIARGLGLR; encoded by the coding sequence ATGCAAGGCTTTGCGCTCTATCCCTTCGATCCGCCCGGTGACGCGGCCGCGCTGCGCTGCGAACTGCGCGGTTGGCTGGCGGCGAACCAGCCGACGGGCGACATCGTTGCCCGCGCGAATTGCTGGGCGAGTTTCGACCCCGATTTCAGCCGCGCGCTGGGCGCGGCGGGCTATATCGGGATGACGCTGCCGTCGCGCTATGGCGGCGGCGACCGGCATCCGCTTGAACGCTATGTGGTGATCGAGGAACTGCTCGCGGCGGGCGCGCCGGTCGGGGCGCACTGGATCGCCGATCGCCAGACGGGACCGCTGATCCTGCGCTATGGCAGCGAGGAGCAGCGGCAGCGCTATCTGCCGGGGATCGCGCGCGGCGAGCTTTATGCCTGCATCGGACTGTCCGAACCCGGCGCGGGGTCGGATCTGGCGGCGGTGCGAACGGCGGCGCGGGAGACCGCCGAGGGCTGGCGGCTCAATGGTTCGAAGATATGGACGACCGGCGCGCATCTGTCGCACATCATGCTGGCGCTGGTGCGCATCGAGGAGGGGAGCGAGCGAAATGCAGGCCTGAGCCAGCTGCTGATCGACCTCGACACCCCCGGCATCACGATCCGCCCGATCATCGACATGGCGGGGCGCCATGATTTCAACGAGGTGTTTTTCGACGATGTGCTCGTCCCGCACGGCGCGCTCGTCGGGGAACGCGGGCAGGGGTGGAAACAGGTTACCGCCGAACTCGGCCTCGAACGGTCGGGACCGGAGCGTTACCTGTCGAGCCATGCCCTGCTCGTCGCGCTGATCGACGCGGCGGGCCCCGATCCCGACCCGGCGGTGGCCGCGCTGATCGGCGAACTCAGCGCCGAGATGTGGACGCTGCGCCAACTGTCGATGTCGACTGCGGCCAGGCTGGCGGCGGGTGAGGATCCGATGGTCGAGGCGTCGGTGGTCAAGGAACTGGGCAATGCGTTCGAGCAGGACATGCCGCGCCGGGTGCAGGCGATCGTCGATTGCCCGTGGGACGATGCAAGCGATCTTGGCCGGTTGCTGCGCGCCTTGCTGATCGCCTCGCCCAGTTTTTCGCTGCGCGGCGGGACGCGCGAGGTGATCCGCGGCATCATCGCGCGCGGACTGGGCCTCAGATGA
- a CDS encoding acyl-CoA dehydrogenase family protein: MSAAREMLCDTARAVFAEAATAGMAPVEAAGFALLLVPEGEGGFGGDWGDVNAVLQIAGVMVPDLPIAERLAPGDLQAAATISLMAGAMREALALSIEHVNTRHQFGRPLGKFQAVQQSLAVMACEVRAVEAAAAALAARLDAVGLDPAAAVFEIAAAKLRANRAVGVVTSIAHQVHGAIGFTREYALNRVTIPLMRWRGEHGNDAYWAATLGRQVAGLGGKGLWETITRRSDDCRKA, translated from the coding sequence ATGAGCGCGGCGCGCGAAATGCTGTGCGACACCGCGCGGGCGGTGTTTGCCGAGGCGGCAACGGCGGGGATGGCGCCGGTCGAAGCGGCGGGCTTTGCCCTGCTGCTGGTGCCGGAGGGCGAGGGCGGTTTCGGCGGCGACTGGGGCGACGTCAATGCGGTATTGCAGATCGCAGGGGTGATGGTGCCCGACCTGCCGATCGCCGAACGGCTCGCCCCCGGAGACTTGCAAGCCGCCGCGACGATCAGCCTGATGGCGGGCGCGATGCGAGAGGCGCTTGCCTTGTCGATCGAGCATGTGAACACCCGCCACCAGTTCGGGCGGCCGCTGGGCAAGTTTCAGGCGGTGCAGCAATCGCTTGCCGTCATGGCGTGCGAGGTGCGTGCGGTGGAGGCGGCGGCAGCGGCGCTGGCGGCGCGGCTCGATGCCGTCGGGCTCGATCCGGCGGCCGCCGTTTTTGAAATCGCTGCGGCCAAACTCCGCGCAAACCGGGCGGTCGGTGTCGTGACCTCGATCGCGCATCAGGTGCACGGCGCGATCGGCTTTACCCGCGAATATGCGCTGAACCGGGTGACCATCCCGCTGATGCGCTGGCGCGGGGAGCATGGGAATGACGCCTATTGGGCGGCGACGCTTGGGCGGCAGGTTGCGGGGCTGGGCGGCAAGGGGTTGTGGGAAACAATCACCAGACGGTCGGACGACTGCCGAAAGGCCTGA
- a CDS encoding CaiB/BaiF CoA transferase family protein: protein MTGPLNGIKIIEFAGIGPGPFCAMMLADHGAEVIRIDRPGGFLDPRDPLSRNRTSIALDMKNPDAVQVARDLCRGADAIIEGYRPGVMERFGLGPDVLLADNPRLVYGRMTGWGQYGPYAQAAGHDINYIALSGVLHGIGRAGEKPVPPVNYVGDFGGGGMMLAFGMTSALLHAARTGEGQVIDCAMTDGSALLAGMTWGFKAMGRLKDEAGVNMLDGGAHFYDTYACADGKFISIGSIEPQFYALLREKTGLDADPDFDAQLDPSKWGWLKDKLTALFATKTRDEWCAIMEMTDICFAPVLSLEEAPRHPHNVARATFVEIGGAIQPAPAPRYSVTVNDAPRPAPAVGADGDAVLAALGYDMGRIAALREGGAVK, encoded by the coding sequence ATGACGGGTCCGCTGAACGGCATCAAGATCATCGAGTTCGCCGGGATCGGCCCCGGCCCCTTCTGCGCGATGATGCTCGCCGACCATGGCGCCGAGGTGATCCGTATCGACCGGCCCGGCGGCTTCCTCGATCCGCGCGACCCGCTGTCGCGGAACCGCACCTCGATCGCGCTCGACATGAAGAACCCCGATGCGGTGCAGGTCGCGCGCGATCTTTGCCGTGGCGCCGATGCGATCATCGAAGGCTATCGCCCCGGCGTGATGGAGCGCTTCGGGCTCGGTCCCGATGTGCTGCTCGCCGACAATCCCCGGCTCGTTTACGGCCGCATGACCGGCTGGGGCCAATATGGTCCCTATGCGCAGGCCGCCGGGCATGACATCAACTATATCGCGCTGTCGGGTGTCCTCCACGGCATAGGGCGCGCGGGCGAAAAGCCTGTGCCGCCGGTCAATTATGTCGGCGACTTCGGCGGCGGCGGCATGATGCTGGCGTTCGGCATGACGAGCGCGCTGCTCCACGCCGCGCGGACGGGCGAGGGCCAGGTGATCGACTGCGCGATGACCGACGGATCGGCGCTGCTCGCGGGCATGACATGGGGCTTCAAGGCGATGGGACGGCTGAAGGACGAGGCCGGGGTCAACATGCTCGACGGTGGCGCCCATTTTTACGACACCTATGCTTGCGCCGACGGCAAGTTCATCTCGATCGGATCGATCGAGCCGCAGTTTTACGCCCTGCTCCGCGAAAAGACCGGCCTCGACGCCGACCCCGATTTCGACGCCCAGCTCGATCCATCGAAATGGGGATGGCTCAAGGACAAGCTCACCGCGCTGTTCGCGACGAAAACCCGCGACGAATGGTGTGCTATCATGGAGATGACCGACATCTGCTTCGCTCCCGTCCTCTCGCTCGAAGAGGCGCCGCGGCATCCGCACAATGTCGCGCGCGCGACGTTCGTGGAAATCGGCGGCGCAATCCAGCCCGCCCCCGCCCCGCGCTATTCGGTCACGGTCAACGACGCGCCGCGCCCCGCTCCCGCGGTCGGCGCCGATGGCGATGCGGTGCTGGCGGCGCTCGGTTATGACATGGGCAGAATAGCGGCGCTGCGCGAAGGCGGCGCGGTAAAATAA
- a CDS encoding alkaline phosphatase PhoX, translated as MIDRRNFALAALAFGGLAIQSRATEKGLMPTAPGYGPLQPDPAGLIDLPPGFSYRVISSLGEAMSDGHRVPDRADGMGCFQLGGGRIALVRNHELQPRHGKDGPFGKTAALPTEAFDSRAGAALPGGTTTLVLDPDSLAVEKQYLSLVGTIRNCAGGITPWNSWLTCEESVDGPDQGVGRPHGWIFDVPADAGKLVKADPLKAMGRFVREAAAVDPRTGIVYMTEDRDDSLFYRFIPDVPGSLQRGGRLQALAFHDESIRDSRNWGERRIAPGSWLFARWIDLDDPESPADDLRHRGARQGAAVFARGEGIHWGADELYFTCTSGGAAKQGQIMRYRPSRHEGTDGERTVPGRMQLFLESTDPAHYSFGDNLTVAPNGHLIVCEDQYLDTVDNHLRGVTPFGEVYPFARIRVQTEPAGVCFSPDGKTMFVNLYSPTKTLAIRGPF; from the coding sequence ATGATTGATCGCCGCAACTTCGCACTTGCCGCTCTTGCCTTCGGGGGGCTGGCGATCCAGTCGCGCGCGACCGAGAAAGGGCTGATGCCGACGGCGCCGGGCTATGGCCCGTTGCAGCCCGATCCCGCCGGGCTGATCGACCTGCCGCCGGGCTTTTCCTATCGTGTCATTTCCTCGCTGGGCGAGGCGATGAGCGACGGGCACCGCGTCCCCGACCGCGCCGACGGCATGGGCTGTTTCCAGCTGGGCGGCGGCAGGATCGCGCTGGTGCGCAATCACGAGCTTCAGCCGCGGCACGGCAAGGACGGGCCGTTCGGCAAGACTGCGGCGCTGCCGACGGAAGCCTTCGACAGCCGCGCGGGCGCGGCGCTGCCGGGCGGAACGACGACGCTGGTGCTCGATCCCGACAGCCTGGCGGTGGAGAAACAATATCTGAGCCTGGTCGGCACGATCCGCAATTGTGCGGGGGGCATCACGCCCTGGAACAGCTGGCTGACGTGCGAGGAAAGCGTCGATGGCCCCGATCAAGGCGTCGGGCGGCCGCACGGCTGGATCTTCGACGTCCCCGCCGACGCCGGAAAGCTGGTGAAGGCCGATCCGCTCAAGGCCATGGGGCGCTTCGTCCGCGAGGCGGCGGCGGTCGATCCGCGCACCGGCATCGTCTATATGACCGAGGACCGCGACGACAGCCTCTTCTATCGCTTCATCCCCGACGTGCCGGGGTCGCTCCAGCGCGGCGGCCGCTTGCAGGCGCTGGCCTTTCACGACGAGTCCATCCGCGACAGCCGCAACTGGGGCGAGCGACGCATTGCGCCGGGAAGCTGGCTTTTCGCGCGCTGGATCGACCTCGACGACCCCGAAAGCCCCGCCGACGATCTTCGGCATCGCGGCGCCAGACAGGGCGCGGCGGTCTTTGCGCGCGGCGAGGGCATCCATTGGGGCGCCGACGAGCTTTATTTCACCTGCACTTCGGGCGGCGCGGCAAAGCAGGGGCAGATCATGCGTTACCGTCCCTCGCGGCACGAGGGCACCGACGGCGAACGCACGGTTCCCGGCCGGATGCAGCTGTTCCTCGAATCGACCGATCCCGCTCATTACAGCTTCGGCGACAATCTGACGGTCGCCCCCAACGGCCATCTGATCGTGTGCGAGGACCAGTATCTCGATACGGTCGACAATCATCTGCGCGGCGTCACTCCCTTTGGCGAAGTCTATCCCTTTGCCCGGATCCGGGTTCAGACTGAACCGGCGGGCGTCTGTTTTTCGCCCGACGGCAAGACGATGTTCGTCAACCTCTACAGCCCGACCAAAACGCTCGCGATCCGCGGCCCCTTTTGA
- a CDS encoding acetyl-CoA C-acetyltransferase, with translation MPEAYIIDAVRTPRGIGKPGKGALSHLHPQHLAATVLAAIRDRNHLDTATVDDIVWSTSSQNGKQGGDLGRMAALSAGYDVKASGTTLDRFCGGGISSVNFAAASVMSGMEDCVIAGGTEMMSYTSAFAAEQANAGLPRRLMGSGHQALDELHPQSHQGVCGDAIATIEGISREDLDALALVSQQRADRAIKEGRFAKSVVPVLNPDGSVALDHEEFPRPETTAEGLAALKPSFAALADFDMGGFTFRQQINRRYPDLEIQHVHHAGNSSGVVDGAAALLITSKDYADKHGLKPRARVVAYANIGDDPTLMLNAPVPAARKVLEKAGLAKDDIDVWEINEAFAVVAEKFIRDLDLDRDKVNINGGAMALGHPIGATGSILIGTALDELERSGGRYGLVTMCAAGGMAPAIIIERL, from the coding sequence ATGCCCGAAGCCTATATCATCGACGCCGTCCGCACCCCGCGCGGGATTGGCAAGCCCGGCAAGGGCGCGCTGTCGCACCTGCACCCGCAACACCTTGCCGCGACGGTGCTTGCCGCGATCCGCGACCGCAATCATCTCGACACCGCGACGGTCGACGACATCGTCTGGTCGACCTCGTCGCAGAATGGCAAGCAAGGCGGCGATCTTGGCCGCATGGCGGCGCTGTCGGCGGGCTATGACGTCAAGGCCAGCGGCACGACGCTCGACCGTTTTTGCGGCGGCGGCATCAGTTCGGTGAACTTTGCGGCCGCAAGTGTCATGTCGGGCATGGAAGATTGCGTCATCGCGGGCGGCACCGAGATGATGAGCTATACCAGCGCCTTCGCCGCCGAACAGGCGAACGCCGGCCTGCCGCGCCGCCTGATGGGATCGGGTCACCAGGCCCTCGATGAGCTGCACCCCCAATCGCATCAGGGCGTCTGCGGCGACGCGATCGCAACGATCGAAGGGATCAGCCGCGAGGATCTCGACGCGCTCGCGCTCGTCAGCCAGCAGCGCGCCGACCGCGCGATCAAGGAAGGGCGCTTCGCCAAATCGGTCGTCCCGGTGCTCAACCCAGACGGCAGCGTCGCACTCGACCATGAGGAGTTTCCGCGTCCCGAAACCACCGCCGAGGGCCTGGCCGCGCTGAAACCCAGCTTTGCCGCGCTTGCCGATTTCGACATGGGCGGCTTCACCTTCCGGCAGCAGATCAACCGCCGCTATCCCGACCTTGAAATCCAGCATGTCCACCATGCCGGCAACTCGTCGGGCGTCGTCGACGGCGCGGCGGCGCTGCTCATCACCTCGAAGGACTATGCCGACAAGCACGGCCTGAAGCCCCGCGCGCGCGTCGTCGCCTATGCCAATATCGGCGACGATCCGACGCTGATGCTCAATGCGCCGGTCCCCGCGGCAAGGAAGGTGCTGGAAAAGGCCGGTCTCGCCAAGGACGACATCGACGTCTGGGAAATCAATGAGGCCTTTGCGGTCGTTGCCGAAAAGTTCATCCGCGACCTCGACCTCGACCGCGACAAGGTCAACATCAACGGCGGCGCGATGGCGCTCGGCCATCCGATCGGCGCGACGGGATCGATCCTGATCGGCACCGCGCTCGACGAGCTTGAGCGGTCGGGCGGCCGCTATGGGCTGGTTACCATGTGCGCCGCGGGCGGCATGGCGCCCGCGATCATCATCGAGCGGCTCTGA
- a CDS encoding SDR family NAD(P)-dependent oxidoreductase: protein MKIDSTLSAVVTGGASGLGRATAEALAASGVKVAIFDINDALGEEVAASIGGLFVHVDITDEQSVLDGYARARAAHGQERICVHCAMTSRRGKTLAYDKETGGYRRTPTEDYAFGVEGILTASYRVASIAAEGMASLPEMEDGERGAIILTASVAAQDGQIGQVIYGSAKAGVNGLVLPMARDLMDLGIRVNAIMPGVFGTPLLNNMNPKVKESLEASVPFPKRLGKAEEYASLAMEMVRNTYFNGQAVRLDGAIRMAPR from the coding sequence ATGAAAATCGACTCGACCCTGTCTGCCGTTGTCACCGGCGGCGCTTCGGGCCTCGGCCGCGCGACCGCCGAGGCGCTCGCCGCATCGGGCGTCAAGGTCGCCATTTTCGACATCAACGATGCGCTCGGCGAGGAGGTCGCGGCGTCGATCGGCGGGCTGTTCGTGCATGTCGACATCACCGACGAACAATCGGTGCTCGATGGCTATGCCAGGGCGCGCGCCGCGCATGGGCAGGAGCGTATCTGCGTCCACTGCGCGATGACCTCGCGGCGCGGCAAGACGCTCGCCTATGACAAGGAAACGGGTGGTTATCGCCGGACACCAACCGAAGATTATGCCTTCGGGGTCGAAGGCATATTGACCGCGAGCTATCGGGTCGCGTCGATCGCCGCCGAAGGCATGGCCAGCTTGCCCGAAATGGAGGACGGCGAGCGCGGCGCGATCATCCTCACCGCTTCGGTCGCGGCGCAGGATGGTCAGATCGGCCAGGTCATCTATGGCTCGGCGAAGGCGGGGGTCAACGGCCTCGTCCTGCCGATGGCGCGCGACCTCATGGACCTTGGCATTCGCGTCAACGCGATCATGCCGGGCGTGTTCGGGACGCCATTGCTCAACAACATGAACCCGAAGGTGAAGGAAAGCCTCGAAGCCTCGGTTCCCTTTCCCAAGCGGCTCGGCAAGGCCGAGGAATATGCGAGCCTCGCGATGGAGATGGTCCGCAATACCTATTTCAACGGCCAGGCTGTCCGCCTCGACGGCGCGATCCGCATGGCCCCCCGCTGA
- a CDS encoding acyl-CoA dehydrogenase family protein has protein sequence MTDLEAWRAKAAAWCESMVAEFGKAARKGLSVEEDLALGRRYQRTKFDAGFAGINWPTEYGGQGLGHIEKISFEAEEMKHGFPNVYFGISLGMPVPVLMQFGSDRAFVKERVIKALKGEEIWCQLFSEPSGGTDLAGLRTRAEPDGNGWKINGQKVWTSWAQYSDYGVIVVRTDPTVPKHKGLTYFWVDMKAPGITVRPIRLAGGDSHVNEVFFDDVKIGDDHRMSPVGGGFAVAMATLMIERYVATDSAGFGPHLGLFVELAKEVKLNGRPAIEDGRIRQQIARNHAMRAGLDSINMRARLMMQAGMTPGPEGSLNKLIAVRSRQKLSELALDLQGTGAFAFDEHASPKDDWASSWINAPTGRIAGGSDETLLNTIAERILGLPQDHRPDKGIPFNQIPA, from the coding sequence ATGACCGATCTGGAAGCCTGGCGCGCCAAGGCTGCGGCCTGGTGTGAATCGATGGTGGCCGAGTTCGGAAAAGCAGCTCGCAAGGGGCTGAGCGTCGAGGAGGATCTCGCACTCGGCCGCCGCTATCAGCGAACCAAGTTTGACGCCGGCTTTGCGGGAATCAACTGGCCGACCGAATATGGCGGCCAGGGCTTGGGCCATATCGAGAAGATCAGCTTTGAAGCCGAGGAAATGAAGCACGGCTTCCCCAACGTCTATTTCGGCATTTCGCTGGGGATGCCGGTGCCCGTGCTGATGCAGTTCGGGTCGGATCGCGCGTTCGTCAAGGAACGAGTCATCAAGGCGCTCAAGGGCGAGGAAATCTGGTGCCAGCTGTTCTCCGAACCGTCGGGCGGCACCGACCTTGCGGGCCTCCGTACCCGCGCTGAACCCGACGGCAATGGGTGGAAGATCAACGGCCAAAAAGTCTGGACGAGTTGGGCGCAATACAGCGATTATGGCGTCATCGTCGTGCGAACGGATCCGACGGTCCCCAAGCACAAGGGGCTGACCTATTTCTGGGTCGACATGAAGGCGCCGGGCATCACCGTGCGCCCGATCAGGCTCGCCGGCGGCGACAGCCACGTCAACGAAGTTTTCTTCGACGATGTGAAGATCGGCGACGATCACCGCATGTCGCCGGTCGGCGGCGGCTTTGCCGTCGCCATGGCGACGCTGATGATCGAGCGCTATGTCGCGACGGACAGCGCGGGTTTCGGGCCGCATCTGGGCCTCTTCGTCGAACTCGCGAAAGAGGTGAAACTCAACGGTCGTCCCGCGATCGAGGACGGGCGCATCCGTCAGCAGATCGCGCGCAACCATGCGATGCGCGCGGGGCTCGATTCCATCAACATGCGCGCGCGGCTGATGATGCAGGCGGGAATGACTCCCGGCCCCGAAGGCTCGCTGAACAAGCTCATCGCGGTGCGCTCACGCCAGAAACTGTCCGAACTCGCGCTCGACCTGCAAGGCACGGGCGCCTTCGCGTTCGACGAACATGCCTCGCCCAAGGATGACTGGGCGTCGAGCTGGATCAACGCGCCGACGGGCCGCATCGCGGGTGGATCGGACGAGACGTTGCTCAACACCATCGCCGAACGCATCCTCGGCCTGCCGCAGGATCACCGCCCCGACAAGGGCATTCCCTTCAACCAGATCCCCGCCTGA
- a CDS encoding acyl-CoA dehydrogenase family protein — MSILHDEGQQAIATESRRALEARVSKDDLLPLLDARGQYHVGFWTTAKEQGWTALALPEAFGGLALGLVELGLIAHQAGRTLSGAPFLTSSFGAAKAIELYGSEEQKARWLPGLASGEMIGAIAFASGPDALPAKPSVTWRAGQVAGTAPGVSGGLFADVAILFAQDRGAPALLIVDLAGVERKAVHSFDNSRCIADLLFADASADALVTGDAARTAALHILALQAVVTAHEQTGGAEALMEIARDYAVTRKAFGQPIGAFQSIKHRIAELYGLVELARANAIHAAAREGEDDFIIAAAAARLSATEAYDTAARDCVQIHGGIGVTWEIGLHLHMRRARTLALEQGSSFFWEDVLVDRLAGEGA, encoded by the coding sequence ATGTCGATCTTGCACGACGAAGGACAACAGGCGATCGCGACCGAATCGCGGCGGGCGCTCGAAGCCAGGGTAAGCAAGGACGATCTGCTGCCGCTGCTCGATGCCCGCGGGCAATATCATGTGGGTTTCTGGACCACGGCGAAGGAGCAGGGCTGGACCGCGCTTGCGCTTCCCGAAGCCTTCGGCGGGCTCGCGCTCGGTCTCGTCGAACTCGGGCTGATCGCGCATCAAGCAGGGCGGACACTGAGCGGCGCGCCCTTTCTCACATCGAGTTTCGGCGCGGCCAAGGCGATCGAGCTTTACGGTAGCGAAGAGCAGAAGGCACGCTGGCTTCCAGGCCTTGCTAGCGGCGAGATGATCGGCGCCATCGCCTTTGCTTCGGGGCCGGATGCCCTGCCCGCTAAACCTTCGGTGACATGGAGGGCCGGTCAGGTCGCGGGAACGGCTCCGGGCGTATCGGGCGGACTGTTCGCAGACGTCGCGATCCTTTTTGCGCAAGACCGCGGAGCACCCGCGCTGCTGATCGTCGACCTCGCGGGCGTTGAACGCAAGGCCGTCCACAGCTTCGACAACAGCCGCTGCATCGCCGACCTCCTGTTTGCCGACGCGTCGGCGGACGCGCTCGTCACCGGCGACGCGGCGCGCACGGCGGCGCTCCACATCCTTGCGCTGCAGGCGGTGGTGACCGCGCACGAACAGACCGGCGGCGCCGAGGCCCTGATGGAGATTGCGCGCGATTATGCCGTGACGCGCAAGGCGTTCGGCCAGCCGATCGGCGCCTTCCAGTCGATCAAGCACCGTATCGCCGAGCTTTACGGCCTTGTAGAACTCGCGCGCGCCAATGCGATCCACGCCGCGGCGCGCGAGGGGGAGGATGATTTCATCATCGCCGCCGCCGCGGCGCGCCTTTCGGCGACGGAAGCCTATGACACCGCCGCGCGCGACTGTGTCCAGATCCATGGCGGCATCGGCGTTACGTGGGAAATCGGCTTGCACCTCCACATGCGCCGCGCGCGAACGCTCGCGCTCGAACAAGGGAGCAGCTTCTTCTGGGAAGATGTGCTCGTCGACCGTCTTGCAGGAGAAGGCGCATGA